In Ignavibacteria bacterium, the DNA window TGAAGTAAACAGGCTCGCTTATCGCGTAGCAGTCCTTGTTCGTTTTCACCGTAAATTTGTCTTTTGAATTCTCGTCCGTACAAAGAGTTATGAACCCTGAAATCACATTCTGCATATATTCATGGCTTCCTCCCGGTTTTAAATTCCATTCATAAAAACCGTATCCTAAAAATGCAGCAGTCTTTATTTCTGATGAGTTGTCAACTACTATTGCCGGTTCGCTGTTCTGAAGTCCCAAGAGTGTCGAATTGGGTCTTCCAGTAAATACTCCCTGATAGAAAAATGCCGGTGGAAGTGCTTTCAGCCTTCTCAAACTTTCGGTATCATCGTATAGTTTATTCGGCGTGAAAAATACGTTGCTTTTTATTTCCCTTTTTCCTGTTTCATTGATTGCAAAAGGAAGTATGTCCTTTAATTCGCTTATTTTATCAAAAGATAAATCAGATGAATTAAAAAAGAATACAGCGTTTCTTGATTTCATAATTCTGCTAACAACTAAATCTGATGATTCTTTGCTTGTAAAATTATTGGGAAAACCGATCAAAGTGATTATATCATAATCGCTGAACTTTGGTAACACTCCCTCGTAATACTCAGATGCATTCTTTTGTACACGAGTATCATACTTTATGTTTTCTGACCTGTTAAGTGTCTGCTTTAATGAAGATAGATCATAACTCGGTGCTCCTGCTAAAACAAGCATACTTACCTTGTTATCCGAATAATTAATGTAAAAAATTTCACTGTTGTTTATTTCAGTTAATTCTCCGGTTTCAGGTTCAATCTCCATTCTGTATTTCTTTATACCTGCAATCGGCGATATTACATCAAACACAGTCTCATAGTCATACTTTGAACTGCTGACTAAAATTGAATTTGTTCTGATTTTAATATCATTCTCGAAAAGATTAATCTTGACTTCTTTATCAGTGTTGAAAGATTTAATTTCCGCAAATACTTTTGCCGTGCTGATGATAAACTGTCTCTTGTTGTACATTACACGATTAAGCACCAAATCCTTCCTTTGTGAGGTATCTCCTATAAGCTTGTAATGAATAGGTGCTTTTAAATTCCGCGCAGCTATTAACAAATTATTCCCTTCGTTAACTAATCCGTCTGACACAATACTTATCGAGTTTATCTTCTCGAAATTAAGGTCTTTTATATCGTCAAACGAAGAAGCAAGATTTGTTGAATATCTGTTGTAGACATTTGAATCTTTTGTTAATTCCTTTTCTTCCTGTATTATCCTGCTTCCGAAAGTGTAAAGCTTAAAATCCTCGCCTCCTTTGGTAATATCAAGCACAGAATTCAAAATAGCAGTATCATTGCTCACGATTTCGGAACTGAAACTTTTATCAATCAGTATAATATTCTTGGCTTCTTCAGATACATTTTTAAAATGTTCGATGAATGGATTTAGAAGCAATGAGAGTATTAAAAAAAGCGATATTGCTCTTAATGTTATCAGTATCGCTTTTGTAAACTTAGGAAGTTCGTTTTTATTATATAAGAAAAGACTTAAACCAATCGATATCGCCGCAAAAAGTATGAACGATAAATATTCTAATATACTTCCCGAGAAAATATTCATCGTCTAAAACTTTATGTCAACATAAATAGACTTTTTAAGTTCTTCAATCCAGTCTTCATAATGTTTATTATCTTTAAAAACTGTTGCATATTTCTTTATCCTGTCAAAATCAGTTTCAAGCGTTAGCTTATGAGGTTCATTCTTACCTGTTACTTTTAGCAGTTCATACCCGTAATTTATGTCATCTCCTACTTTAAGTGGTTTGCTTATATCATTCGTGTTAAGCAATCTGATTTCTTCTACATAGTTGCTGTCGAGTTTTTCAGCGGGTACAAACCCAATGTATCCGCCGGTTTGACTCGTTTCCTTATCTTCTGAATATCTTTTTGCACCCTCTTCAAACGTAAATCTGCCTGCATTAATGCTGTCCTTTATGTTGTTCAACAGTGCAATAGTTTCAAAATCTGAGGATTCGAGTTTCTTAAATGATACAAGTATATGTTGCGCCCTTAACTGGTCTCCTTTTTTCTCTGTCAGCTTTATTATGTGATATCCAAACTCAGTTTCAACAACATCCGAAACTTCGTTTAAATCAAGACTGTACAGTGCCTCTTCAAATTCTTTTACAAATATACCTTTCTTTGCAAAACCGAGATCGCCGCCGTTTACAGCCGAACCCTTATCATCAGAATTTCTTATTGCAAGTTCTGAAAAGTCAATACCCGCTTTAATGCTGTCAAGTATTTTTAATGCTGTTTCTTTTGAAAATTGTTTTTCTTGCTCGGTAAGCTTTCTGGATTTAAATATATGATACAGCTCAAATTCTTCCGGTGCAGGTGGTAAAGAGTCTTTATAATTGTTGTAGAAGTCTCTCACCTCTTTATCCGTTACCTTTGTCTGGCTCGTGAATTTCTTCCTCTTTAATTTGTCGCTCATCATTTTTTTGATGAGATCTTCTTTGAGCGTAAGTCTTATCTTCACCAGCGGCATTCCGTATATTTCCTGTATCCTCTCTTCTGAGCCAACTTGCTGTATAAGTGATTTCAATCTGTATTCAAGTTCTCTGTTTACTTCTTCATCCTTAACCTCAATGCTATCCTGCTCTGCTTTCGCAAGTATTATCTTGTCGGTTATCATCTGCTGGAATATCTGTTGTGCAATTACCGGACTCATTGAGGTAAGATTGTTCTGTCTTGCATACATTTGCATCTGATACTGAAGGTCGGATTCAAGTATTATATCGTTTCCTACAACAGCTATAATCCTGTCACCTTCTTTCTGTGCATAAATGTTAAATGCTGCCAGAAAGAAAAGTGGCAGTAATATTATTTTAAATATTTTTATTATCAAACTTTTTATTCTTTAAAAGCTTTTTTTAATTCTTCTTCGTAAACCTTAACTGGATATTTCTGTTTAAGTGCATCTACATAAGCCTTCTCGGTCTGTGCAAATTTTTCTTGTCTTAATGTGTTCGTTATTTCAGCTTTAACTTCATCAAGCGTTCTTGTCTTTTCAGTTTCACCGTCTTTTATCGTGTATGCCGCAATATTCGTATTGTAATATGCACTGATGTCTTCATCCGTTATCTTTATCTTGCTCGATATTTCTTCAAGGTCAACCTTTTCTCTTAGAAGTCCAGCCGTATATTCGTTCATCAGTTCGAGATAATCATCGTCTTTTTCAATATTTTCTTTTTGTGCAACTATGAATAATATCGGACTTGCAGAGATTTCATTTATTATCTTCGTTAATGTTGCAATTCCAAGGTTTGATGATGAGTATTCTCTGTTTACCTGTAAATACTGAAGAAAATCCTGAAGTGTTACAGAACCACCGTTGTAATTTGCGAGTTTGGTATTTTTATCAGTTGCTGCGAAAATACTGTCAAGATTCAGCATGGAAATTACTTTACTTGAATCAACCATCCTGTATAACATCGCTATTCCGCCCTTGTCCAATTCAAGATTGTAATCTTTTAGAGCTTTAGAGACGTATTTGTCATATTCCATCTTATACTGCATGCTTCTCTTAAACTCGTTCTTAAGATTTTCCTTTGCTTTATCGAATTCAGGATACTCTTTTATTTCAGTTACTTTGATTATATGCCATCCGTATGGTGTTCTTACAGGTGATGATACCTCTCCCACTTTTAGCAAAAATGCAGCACTGTCAAATGGTTGAACCATTCTCCTTCTGTCAAAAAATCCAAGGTCACCGCCTTTTGCTGCTGAACCGGGATCTTGTGAAACTTCCGACGCCACTTTACCGAAATCTTCACCACCTTTAATTCTTGCATACACCTCGTTTATCTTCTTTAATGATGCAGAAGAATCTAAAATTGCACCGGAACTATCTCTTTCATCCTGTATTAATATATGTGATGCTTTAATTCCGTCATTTCTTTTTTTCTTGTCTGTTACTTGCACTATGTGAAGTCCAAACATCGTTCTGATTGGTTCCTTTGTATATTCACCGGGACTCAGTTTATACACAGCTTCTTCAAATTCTGGTACTGTCATACCGCCCGTGAAATAATATAAATCACCACCGTTGCTTTTCGCTGACGGGTCTTCTGAAAATTCTTTCGCTACTTCTGAAAACGCCGTACCACTCTTTAATTTTTCGATAACCGCTTTTGCTTTCTCAAATGCTTTAACTGAATCCTCTGGAGTCGCCGTCTGAGGTAAATTAATTAGTATATGTGATGCTCTGATTTCAAACTTCTTTCTCTCATAAAGATCTTTTATGTACGGATCTGTTACTTTTTTATCAATTAAAAAAGCTGATAAATAATTCTTCTTGTATGAATCAAGGTCTGCTTTTATTTCTGCGCTGTTTAAATAACCTTTTTCCGTTGCATCAAGTACTTTAAGCTTTAATTTTATCATTAAATCTAAAAACTCTTTTCTTTGTTCCAGAGTTGTCTTTTTTGCAGAATCAAGATTGTTACCTATTGACTTCAGAAATTGGTCCTCAAACTGGTACATTAAAATCTTTTCGCTGCCTATTTCGGCTACTACAGATTTGTTTTTCTTATTATTACATCCTGTCGCTAAGAAAACAGACGAAATAATAGTTACTATGAGCAATAAAAGTAATGGTTTTTGACTTTTCATTTTAGCAATTAAATTTTGAATAAACTTCAATTTTACCTATTTTATGAAAGAATAACAAGTCAATGAATTTATTAAAATCTCCATTTGGGCTTGTTTTACAAGCTGTTTTTAAAAAATTTTCATAGTAAGAAGTGATTTTGACTTTAATCCCCTTAATACTTTTGGTAGTCTTAATTGTTGTTTTTGCTATTGGTTTTATTACTTAAATGTAAATCCTCCTTTCAACTTAATAAAAACAATATCTTAATAACACTATGTAATAACAAACCTTTATTCAATTTTCCGATTCAAAATCCTTTCACATCCAGTTCATTTTCGGTTCAAATTCGATGCTTTATGGGTCAGGAAGGGTGTTCATTAGGTAAAATATGGCGTAATTACAGATTCCGAACTATTATAGCATAAATCATCTGATTGTCATCGATTTAGGCTTATTTACTCGTATTTTAATCTTATTTTCTATTTCTTTTATTGGTTTAACTATATATTTTACTGTTATTCAAAAATTTGACCCATAACTCAGATAGAAATAAGTTATTTTTACTTCTAACAGCATCTTTTCTCGTGAGAAGTATTGTTGCCGCTAATATTGACTTGAGCAATGATGAGGTAAATTACTGGGCTTATGCAATGTATCCCTCACTGAGCCATTTCGACCATCCCCCCATGGTTGGCTACATCATTCAGTTGTTCACCTTAAACCTTACGTTTCAAAGTGAATTTTTTATCCGTTCAGCATCTCTTGTCATTGGTACGGTAAATACTTATATATTTTTTCTCATAGGTAAGCGTTTGTTCGATTTCAACACAGGTCTAACCGCAGCAATCCTTTATACAGGTTCTGTGTATTGTTCTGTCATACTTGGTTTGTTTATTCTGCCCGATACTCCCTTATCTCTTTTTTGGCTTCTGACATTTTATTTTGCATTAGTCGTTGTTCCTCAGAAAAGCCCTGACAATAGAAATCGAAAATTATTTCTTCTGCTCGGTGTTTTAATTGGTCTCGGTATGATTTCTAAATATACCGCTACTATTCTTTGGATAGGAATCATTGCATATATACTCTTCGTAAACCGTTCATGGCTAAAGACAAAAGAATTGTATATCTCTATCCTGTTGTCGGTTTTATTGTTTCTGCCTGTCATTATCTGGAATTTTCAAAATGATTTTATAAGCTTCACTTTTCAGGGAGAAAGAGTAAGCCTTTCAGAATCCAAACTTCGTTTTGATTTTCTTGGAACTGAACTGGCTGGTCAAATATTTTATAATAATCCAATTAACTTTGTTGTTATCATATTGTCTTTGATAGCTCTATTCAAAAAGAAATTTGCAATTCAAAAAGATTACGCCGTTCTTCTTTTACTATGGAGTCTACCTATTATATTTGTATTCCTGCTCTCGTCTTTGACCCGCAGAACCCTTCCTCATTGGTCTGCACCTGGATACTACGGATTAATTATTATTGCAGCAGCTTTTCTTAGCAGTATCTCTAAAAACAAAGTTCATGTCAGCGCTAAATTGTCTGTTTTTCTTATCACCATAGTGATTCTCCTCGGATTTATTCAGATCAAAACAGGTGTTCTCTATAACGACGTTAAAGATAGAACTCCCGTTAACCTCGGGGAAAATGATGCCTCCTTGGATTTGTTCGGATGGCATCAGCTCTCAGAGGAATTCAGTAAAATTTATCAAAGAGACTTAGCTAATAAAAGCATAACTCCTAATCCTTTTATTATAACATGGAGATGGTTCCCTGCAGCTAACTATGACTACTATATTGGTAATTCCACAAAAGTATTTTCATACGCAATAGGTGGACTTGAAAACATAAGAAATTATTTCTGGATTAACAGGAAAAGAATCCCTCCCGTAATTGGCAGTGATGCTTACTATATTTGTTCCAGCAGGGATTATAACCTGCCCTCAAAGTTCTACTCAGAATATTTTACGAAATTTGAAACTGCTGATACAATAAGGATTATGCGAAGTGATTTAAATGTGATGAATTATTTTGTATTCAGAATGAAAGGTTTGTCTAAAAAGCCATAATGTATACTAAATTTATTAAATCACTCCTCCCGATTTTTTATTTGTACATACAAACATACATTGAATGAAGTTATTCTTAAAAATATTCCTTTGGGCGGTCATCATTATAGTATTAATATCATTGATACCTTACATTATTTCTCCCGCTTATGAATTTGATGATCCATCTCCGTTTAAAGGCAGCAGTCTATACAATCCTTACAAAGATATTCAAAACAATAATTGGTATAAAGCAAACCTGCATTCACATTCTGACGTCTGGGGGAACTTGGCTGACGGTAGATCGTCAACTCCTGAAGCGATACATAAAGTATACAGTGATATGGATTACGATATAATAGGAATCTCAAATTACATGAACCTTAACGTAACTGATTCTCACAAAGATAAACTCTTTCCGGTGTATGAACACGGTTTTGGTATTTGGAAAAATCACTATCTCGTTGTAGGCGCCGATGATATAAGTTTAATTGATTTCGTTTATTATCCAACATTGAATAATAAGCAGTTTCTGATTAATCTTCTTAAAACAGAGAATAATCTGATATCTATAGTTCATCCATGGATGCGGAATGCCGTTTCTCTTAATGATGTTGCTTATCTTGATAATTATGATTGTATTGAAATTTGTCGATACAGCAGAACTTCAGTTGAATACGTTGATAAAGCTCTTTCCTCTGGCAAGAGCATCAAACTTATTGCAAATGATGATTCTCATAATATCAACGACCAGGATGAAATAGGTAAAGGTCTAACAATTATCAACTCAAAATCAAAATCTTACGATGATTTGATTTCTGCGGTTCGGCAGGGAAGTGCTGTGTCTGTAAACCTGATTAAATCTGGATTTAATTCTTTTGAATTAAAAAATTATAACATTACCAGATTACCGAATTTAATCAGGTTCGATGTTACAGGAGATTCTATCAGTTTAGCCTTCGATTCTGTTGCTGCAAAAATTAAATTTATTGGCCAGGATGGTGTGATGAAATCGATAGTCCCTAACACTTATGAAGCTGCTTATACGTTTAAGAACGATGACTCTTATATTCGCGTTGAAACAGAATTCAGTAGCAATGCAATTTACTATTTAAATCCTGTTTACAGATATGATTCATTGTACAGTAAAACCTATACAGCAAAAATTAATTATCCGCTGTCTGTTATTTACTATGTATTATGGATTTCCGGAATAATAATAGTAGTATTAATATATAAAAGGAAGATTTACCGTAAAAATAATCTTTAGACAGTTTTTATCATTGGTTTAAGTCTGTAAGTCAGGTTATAAAGCAGCAGTTCAAGATTCACATTCTTGTCAATATCACTGATAAACATTTCTAAAGTGTTTATTATCTCATATTCGTTGCATCTAAGTCTTGTAACAAAATTTGTTACATTTTCTTCTATGTCCCGGTTTATCAGCCTGTTTTCGTTCTGGGATTTCTTTATTATTATGTCTCTGAACCATAACTGCATTAAATAAAGATATTGCTTTACAAGGTTCCTGTCCCTCTCCTTTATTAATGAAGAAATTATATTCGTTATTTCCAGATATTTGTTTCCAACAATATATCTTATATGATTTATCCCTGTATTTCTTAAAGAAAGAAAATTACAGTTTATTATGTTTTTCAAATTTTGCAGACTTCCGTTTGCAAGATTAATAATTAGCCTTATTTCTTCCTCTATTGTTTCTGGATGGTTTTCCTTAATGTATTCCTTTAGGTCGTAATTGCTTATAGGACTAAACTTAAGTTTTTGGCATCTCCCGACAATAGTTGGCAGTAATGAATTCAGCTTCGATGTTGTCAGTATTAAAACCGAATCACCGGGAGGTTCTTCAAGTACTTTCAGGAATGAATTTGCTGATTCACGTCTCATTAGATCTGCATTCGAGATTAAATAAATTTTCTTCTTTCCTCTTTCTCCGGTAAGGTATATCTCCTTCTTAATTTGTCTTATACTTTCAATCTTTATAGTGGTTGCTTTAGGTATGTCTATTCGGTGATAAGGATCTGTTGATTTTAACTTTAACTCTGTATTTAATGTGTCAAGGTCAGAGTCTGTTAAAATACCTTCTCCCTCACTATCCTCTTTCTTAGTCGTGGGAAGTGCCGTAATGAATTTAAACAAAGTGGAGTTTAACCTCATCGTTGTTTTGCAACTGTTGCATTCATCGCATGAACCTAATTCTTCATTTGGATTATCGCAGTTTAACAGTTTTGCAAATTCTATCGCAACGGCATCTTTCCCGGTCCCTTCTATTCCGTAAAATATGAATGAATGCGGTACCCTTCCGCTTTTGTAAACGTTTTTAAGAATATTAATAACATGCTTCTGACCCTTGATGTTCTTCCACATAATCTAAAAAGTGTTTCCTATACCAAATTGAAGTGCAAACTTGTCTTGAAATATCTGTGTGATATTATTCTGCCACAACCAG includes these proteins:
- a CDS encoding glycosyltransferase family 39 protein, yielding MTHNSDRNKLFLLLTASFLVRSIVAANIDLSNDEVNYWAYAMYPSLSHFDHPPMVGYIIQLFTLNLTFQSEFFIRSASLVIGTVNTYIFFLIGKRLFDFNTGLTAAILYTGSVYCSVILGLFILPDTPLSLFWLLTFYFALVVVPQKSPDNRNRKLFLLLGVLIGLGMISKYTATILWIGIIAYILFVNRSWLKTKELYISILLSVLLFLPVIIWNFQNDFISFTFQGERVSLSESKLRFDFLGTELAGQIFYNNPINFVVIILSLIALFKKKFAIQKDYAVLLLLWSLPIIFVFLLSSLTRRTLPHWSAPGYYGLIIIAAAFLSSISKNKVHVSAKLSVFLITIVILLGFIQIKTGVLYNDVKDRTPVNLGENDASLDLFGWHQLSEEFSKIYQRDLANKSITPNPFIITWRWFPAANYDYYIGNSTKVFSYAIGGLENIRNYFWINRKRIPPVIGSDAYYICSSRDYNLPSKFYSEYFTKFETADTIRIMRSDLNVMNYFVFRMKGLSKKP
- a CDS encoding peptidylprolyl isomerase is translated as MKSQKPLLLLLIVTIISSVFLATGCNNKKNKSVVAEIGSEKILMYQFEDQFLKSIGNNLDSAKKTTLEQRKEFLDLMIKLKLKVLDATEKGYLNSAEIKADLDSYKKNYLSAFLIDKKVTDPYIKDLYERKKFEIRASHILINLPQTATPEDSVKAFEKAKAVIEKLKSGTAFSEVAKEFSEDPSAKSNGGDLYYFTGGMTVPEFEEAVYKLSPGEYTKEPIRTMFGLHIVQVTDKKKRNDGIKASHILIQDERDSSGAILDSSASLKKINEVYARIKGGEDFGKVASEVSQDPGSAAKGGDLGFFDRRRMVQPFDSAAFLLKVGEVSSPVRTPYGWHIIKVTEIKEYPEFDKAKENLKNEFKRSMQYKMEYDKYVSKALKDYNLELDKGGIAMLYRMVDSSKVISMLNLDSIFAATDKNTKLANYNGGSVTLQDFLQYLQVNREYSSSNLGIATLTKIINEISASPILFIVAQKENIEKDDDYLELMNEYTAGLLREKVDLEEISSKIKITDEDISAYYNTNIAAYTIKDGETEKTRTLDEVKAEITNTLRQEKFAQTEKAYVDALKQKYPVKVYEEELKKAFKE
- a CDS encoding peptidylprolyl isomerase; translation: MIIKIFKIILLPLFFLAAFNIYAQKEGDRIIAVVGNDIILESDLQYQMQMYARQNNLTSMSPVIAQQIFQQMITDKIILAKAEQDSIEVKDEEVNRELEYRLKSLIQQVGSEERIQEIYGMPLVKIRLTLKEDLIKKMMSDKLKRKKFTSQTKVTDKEVRDFYNNYKDSLPPAPEEFELYHIFKSRKLTEQEKQFSKETALKILDSIKAGIDFSELAIRNSDDKGSAVNGGDLGFAKKGIFVKEFEEALYSLDLNEVSDVVETEFGYHIIKLTEKKGDQLRAQHILVSFKKLESSDFETIALLNNIKDSINAGRFTFEEGAKRYSEDKETSQTGGYIGFVPAEKLDSNYVEEIRLLNTNDISKPLKVGDDINYGYELLKVTGKNEPHKLTLETDFDRIKKYATVFKDNKHYEDWIEELKKSIYVDIKF